CGTGCGGATCTCGTGACTGAGCCCGGCCAGGGTCTCGGCGCGCGCCTGCAGCTTCTGCTCCGCCTCCTCGCGGGCCGTGCGCTCGCGCTGCAGGGCCTCGCGCAGCGCGCTCGGCTCGGCGTAGAGGCCGAGCACGCCCGGGTCTGCGCCCAGCGGCACACGATCGGCGAGAAAGTAGCGCTCGCTGCCGTCCTTGAGCAGGAGGCGCTCCTCGGCGCCGAGGGCGGCTTCGCCGCTTGCAATCACCGCCGCGTTGCGCGACGCGAAGGTCTCCGCGCTCGCCGTGGTGAGACCCGACTCCTCGGGATGGCGGTCTGCGAGAGAATCGGCCACGTCCAGGCCGAGCGCGCGGGCGAAGGCCGGATTGCCGCCCGTGAGAGCCCGGCCGTCGCGGCTCCAGAAGACGGGCGCCGGCAGCGCCGCGAGCAGCGCTTCGGCCGCCGCCGTGCGCGCGCGCAGCGCGCGCGCCGAGCGCCGCTGGCGCAGCAGCAGCCCCGCGAGCAGGATCGCCAGCGCCAGCAGCCCGGCGCCGGCGCCGGCGAGCAAGAAGGTCGTCATGTCCATGCGCTCGTCCTCACGGTTCGCGCTCGCCGACGGGCAGCGGATCCGGAGCCTCCTGCCCCGGCGCCGCCGACCCGCTACAGAGTGTCTCGACGCGACGCAGCAGCTCGTCGATCTTGAAAGGCTTGACGAGGTACCCGTTCATGCCGGCGGCCAGGCAGCGCTCCTCGTCGCCGCTCATCGCGTGCGCGGTGAGCGCAAGCACCGGCAGGTGGCGGCCCGTGCCCAGCTCGCGGCGGCGCAGGGCGCGGGTGGCCGCGAGGCCGTCCAGGCCGGGCATCTGCACGTCCATGAGCACGAGATCCACCGTCTCGCGCTCCAACACGGCGAGGGCCTCGCCGCCGCTCTGCGCCGTCAACACGCGATGCCCCGCCTTCTCGAGCACGCGCGCGGCCAGCCGCCGGTTCACCGCGTTGTCCTCAGCAAGCAGGATGCGGCGCCTGAGCGCCGCCGGCCCCACCGCCGAGCGCTGGCGGTCCGCGTTCGCCACGACCACCCCGCCCGTGAGCTGACCGAGTTGTCTCGGATGCAGCGGCTTGGTCAGGCTGCCGGCGAGACCCAGGTCGCGGCTGAGCTGCCGCGCTTCGCTCAGCTCATTGACTCCCGTCAACAGCCAGCAGCGCTCGGCCTGACCGGGCAGGGTCGCCAGCAGGCTGCGCAAGCGCTGGCCGCCCGCGGGCGCCGCCAGCGGGTAGTCGACGATGAGAAGGGCGCGGCCGCGGTCCAGCGCCGCCAG
Above is a window of bacterium DNA encoding:
- a CDS encoding response regulator produces the protein KSTPGEGSSFHLQLSLRPGETATPMHSAPAARPAARPAARPAVLAARSGSCRELLGRSLRARGAAVATCADLDTAARELAALDRGRALLIVDYPLAAPAGGQRLRSLLATLPGQAERCWLLTGVNELSEARQLSRDLGLAGSLTKPLHPRQLGQLTGGVVVANADRQRSAVGPAALRRRILLAEDNAVNRRLAARVLEKAGHRVLTAQSGGEALAVLERETVDLVLMDVQMPGLDGLAATRALRRRELGTGRHLPVLALTAHAMSGDEERCLAAGMNGYLVKPFKIDELLRRVETLCSGSAAPGQEAPDPLPVGEREP